The Ammoniphilus oxalaticus genome includes a region encoding these proteins:
- a CDS encoding HK97 family phage prohead protease, with product MKKRKYIYGLAMPFDDAYHKFDGSANTLIFERTNKASVTLWTEVVATIDHDYDKTIGNSNDNLKLVIHDRGLFFRLEPNSRQGYEAYGKVSRGELDRCSVTYLRLMSNDVEQQERSNELAKSLGWDESIIVKKHDDVLVEEICLTKYPANENTFCTTNRQDPRLKGVVF from the coding sequence TTGAAGAAACGGAAGTACATCTATGGTCTAGCTATGCCCTTCGATGACGCATATCATAAGTTCGATGGATCGGCTAACACGCTTATTTTCGAAAGAACAAATAAAGCTTCGGTAACATTGTGGACTGAAGTTGTCGCTACCATTGATCATGACTATGACAAGACGATCGGGAATTCAAATGACAATCTCAAATTAGTTATTCATGATCGTGGGCTGTTCTTTCGATTAGAACCCAATAGCCGTCAAGGTTATGAAGCATATGGAAAGGTGAGCAGGGGAGAGTTGGACCGATGCAGTGTGACGTATCTTAGATTGATGTCGAATGATGTGGAGCAACAAGAACGATCGAATGAACTTGCCAAGTCATTGGGATGGGATGAGAGTATCATTGTTAAAAAACATGATGATGTGCTGGTAGAAGAAATTTGTCTAACTAAGTATCCAGCGAATGAAAATACATTCTGTACGACGAATAGACAGGATCCGAGATTGAAGGGGGTTGTTTTCTAA
- a CDS encoding FecCD family ABC transporter permease, producing the protein MKRRLALWGGVGIALLLISIVVSVSLGAANLPLSEVWGVLLRQLPYIKRFVVADWADSTEQIILKVRLPRVILALLVGACLSLAGAGFQGVLRNPLADPYTLGVSSGAAVGAAFIILFGLHTTLFGTWTIPIVAFITGLISLLIVLRLANVHGTFRLETIILSGVVVSAFLGSLVSLMVSMSDQVVNEIIFWLMGSLAFRGWSFIFVLSPYLGVGFVVLVYYSRALNLFALGERQAAHLGVNIERTRFVVLIVSTLITAAAVSIVGTIGFVGLVAPHLVRLMVGPDYRMLIPLSGIFGAIYVLWADTLARNVLSPTEIPLGVVTSFLGAPFFAYLLRRNKQVTKGGSGS; encoded by the coding sequence ATGAAACGACGATTAGCGCTTTGGGGAGGAGTGGGTATAGCGCTCCTCCTTATTTCAATCGTTGTCAGTGTTTCGCTTGGCGCGGCTAACCTTCCGCTTTCGGAAGTGTGGGGGGTGCTGTTGCGTCAGCTCCCCTATATCAAACGCTTCGTAGTCGCTGATTGGGCAGACTCAACCGAACAAATTATTTTAAAAGTTCGTCTGCCGCGGGTGATTCTTGCGCTTCTTGTTGGCGCCTGTCTATCACTGGCGGGCGCTGGTTTTCAAGGGGTGCTTAGAAATCCTTTGGCCGATCCTTATACATTAGGCGTCTCATCAGGGGCGGCGGTCGGAGCTGCTTTTATTATTTTATTTGGTTTACATACGACTTTGTTCGGGACTTGGACGATTCCGATCGTTGCTTTCATAACAGGGTTAATTAGCCTCTTGATCGTGCTTCGATTAGCCAACGTTCATGGAACTTTTCGGCTGGAGACGATTATTTTATCTGGCGTGGTCGTATCCGCTTTCCTTGGCTCGCTTGTTTCTTTGATGGTATCGATGTCAGATCAAGTCGTCAATGAGATTATCTTCTGGCTGATGGGGAGTTTGGCGTTTCGTGGCTGGTCTTTTATTTTCGTTCTTTCGCCATATTTAGGAGTGGGCTTTGTCGTGTTAGTTTATTATAGCAGGGCGCTAAATTTATTTGCCCTTGGTGAAAGGCAAGCTGCCCACTTGGGTGTGAATATTGAGCGGACTCGGTTCGTCGTGTTGATTGTGTCCACATTGATTACAGCAGCGGCTGTGTCGATTGTCGGTACGATTGGCTTTGTCGGGCTTGTCGCGCCGCATTTAGTTAGACTGATGGTTGGACCTGATTACCGCATGCTTATTCCGTTGTCTGGGATTTTTGGGGCCATTTATGTGTTATGGGCCGACACACTGGCTCGTAATGTGTTGAGTCCGACTGAAATTCCACTTGGCGTCGTGACCTCATTTCTAGGCGCGCCCTTTTTTGCGTACTTACTTCGGAGAAATAAACAGGTGACGAAGGGGGGGAGTGGATCATGA
- a CDS encoding GAF domain-containing protein, whose translation MSDFWKELFARMPDWLLNTAALVIIAAVIIMLFWFILAARKFSETMGNENRVIQLQDDLIIERKQSQINEDISSQAVTTLQNMKNYISALNDIRFSFTYEDPNIYTYKVTSLIQRLIDGLAADVKLSPGERHRCGVWLENNGILKLRYASSGFPENYIGVRELSIEHSLAGKSFRRKQTVKYTDVTEEEDWEKNPASSSDYTALICIPMAGWGVLTIDALKPMRDEVSIIGELYGALIESAVIEFLINDSMANEAAASKEVISEEE comes from the coding sequence TTGAGCGATTTTTGGAAAGAATTGTTTGCTCGAATGCCGGATTGGCTATTAAACACCGCTGCTTTAGTTATTATAGCGGCTGTCATCATTATGCTATTTTGGTTTATTCTCGCAGCTAGGAAGTTTTCAGAAACAATGGGTAATGAAAACCGTGTAATCCAACTGCAAGATGACTTAATAATCGAAAGAAAACAAAGCCAAATAAATGAGGATATTTCATCCCAAGCCGTAACAACCTTGCAGAATATGAAGAATTATATTTCGGCGTTAAATGATATAAGATTTTCATTCACGTATGAAGACCCTAATATATATACTTATAAAGTCACCAGTCTAATCCAGCGGTTAATTGATGGTTTGGCTGCGGATGTGAAGCTAAGTCCTGGAGAGCGTCATCGGTGTGGGGTGTGGCTGGAGAATAACGGAATTCTTAAACTAAGATATGCTAGCTCTGGATTTCCAGAAAATTATATTGGAGTGCGGGAATTAAGCATCGAACACTCATTAGCTGGGAAGTCATTTCGACGAAAACAAACGGTTAAGTATACTGATGTTACGGAAGAGGAAGACTGGGAGAAAAACCCCGCTTCATCAAGTGATTATACCGCTTTAATTTGTATACCTATGGCTGGCTGGGGTGTTTTGACAATAGATGCTTTGAAACCAATGAGGGATGAGGTTTCAATAATAGGTGAATTGTATGGGGCACTGATTGAAAGTGCTGTTATTGAATTTTTAATAAATGATTCAATGGCAAATGAGGCTGCCGCCTCTAAAGAAGTTATTAGTGAAGAGGAGTGA
- a CDS encoding ABC transporter substrate-binding protein: MKKFLASLLITAITLTVSACGQGEQAPRDNVSQNESQQEENGSGVEKAGQATVYPITVKDATGTEHTFEKAPERIVSTSPSETEVMFALGLGDKLVGVSDFDNYPEEALEKPKVGGVSKPNEEAIISANPDLVIGGISMKDDVAKGLRDLDIPLYKTEPKKVSDVLDNIIRFGVITDTQEKAEELVAQMSQDIQFVTDKAEELQDADKKKVYIEFSPGWTVGRGEFMDELITIAGGLNIARNLEGWNAINEEKIIQDNPDVILFTSGRFDDQSGATIDELIRSRGGWEKISALQEDRLIAVDGDVVSRPGPRITEALKIIAEAIYPELYKQ; the protein is encoded by the coding sequence ATGAAAAAGTTTTTAGCAAGTTTGTTAATTACGGCAATAACGCTGACTGTCAGCGCTTGCGGACAAGGAGAGCAAGCGCCTCGTGACAACGTGTCTCAAAATGAATCACAACAGGAGGAAAATGGATCTGGAGTAGAAAAAGCTGGGCAGGCAACTGTATATCCGATTACGGTAAAAGATGCAACGGGAACAGAGCATACTTTTGAGAAGGCGCCAGAACGAATCGTGTCTACTTCGCCATCTGAAACGGAAGTGATGTTTGCCTTGGGTCTCGGCGATAAACTCGTTGGTGTATCAGACTTTGATAATTATCCAGAGGAAGCGTTGGAAAAACCAAAGGTTGGCGGAGTATCCAAGCCAAATGAGGAGGCGATTATTTCGGCAAATCCGGATCTTGTGATCGGTGGTATTTCGATGAAGGATGATGTGGCCAAAGGGCTACGTGATCTTGACATCCCGCTTTATAAAACAGAACCCAAAAAGGTCAGTGATGTGTTGGACAACATCATTCGCTTCGGGGTGATTACAGATACGCAAGAAAAAGCGGAAGAGCTTGTCGCGCAAATGAGTCAAGATATTCAGTTCGTGACGGACAAAGCCGAGGAACTTCAGGATGCTGATAAAAAGAAAGTATACATTGAATTTTCTCCAGGTTGGACGGTCGGTAGAGGGGAGTTTATGGATGAACTGATTACGATCGCCGGCGGCTTGAATATTGCGAGGAATCTCGAAGGTTGGAATGCGATTAATGAAGAGAAAATCATCCAGGATAACCCGGATGTCATTTTATTTACGTCCGGTCGCTTTGACGATCAGTCAGGCGCTACAATCGATGAGTTAATCCGCTCAAGAGGCGGATGGGAGAAGATCAGCGCTTTACAGGAAGATCGTTTAATCGCTGTGGATGGAGATGTTGTATCGCGTCCGGGGCCGCGCATCACAGAAGCGCTTAAAATAATAGCTGAAGCTATTTACCCTGAATTATATAAGCAATGA
- a CDS encoding YmaF family protein yields MQGLTLIADGHRHLFSNVTDLLIRIPRGTHRHTFQGITNTTDNHRHAYSGTTGPAINGQGPNHFHRFRIMTQISNGHRHIITGRTTIPMLIRGIQTHGLIIEKVRKVKVK; encoded by the coding sequence ATGCAAGGTTTAACCTTGATCGCAGACGGCCATAGACATCTATTTAGCAACGTTACTGATCTTTTAATACGAATTCCTAGAGGAACCCATCGGCATACCTTCCAAGGAATAACTAATACTACTGATAATCACAGACACGCTTATTCCGGAACAACTGGCCCAGCAATCAATGGGCAAGGTCCAAATCATTTCCATCGTTTCCGTATAATGACTCAGATTTCCAATGGACATAGGCATATCATTACAGGTAGGACCACAATTCCTATGCTAATTAGAGGAATTCAAACGCACGGGCTAATTATTGAAAAGGTTAGAAAAGTTAAAGTTAAGTAG
- a CDS encoding DUF3102 domain-containing protein, with product MSRPQSKYGFGRRLKHVKENDLVHGEWERWCHKELGITPAYANRHIKVFEEFGESNQYTSIGLGQLYQIATMPEEERDKPHVEVSRIIGCPISRYMGSCR from the coding sequence ATGAGCCGACCTCAATCCAAATATGGATTCGGCAGGCGATTGAAGCATGTTAAGGAAAACGACCTTGTCCATGGTGAATGGGAACGGTGGTGTCATAAGGAGTTGGGTATAACGCCAGCTTATGCAAATAGACACATTAAGGTATTTGAGGAATTTGGTGAATCAAATCAATACACGAGTATCGGTTTGGGGCAGCTCTACCAAATAGCAACCATGCCCGAAGAAGAGCGGGACAAGCCGCATGTAGAGGTGAGCCGCATTATCGGCTGTCCTATTTCGCGTTATATGGGTAGTTGTCGATGA